The nucleotide sequence CGCGATGCCGTCCGGAGTCCAGCCGTACGCGCGTCCACGTCATGCGGACCTGCCGACTGCGGGATGCCCGGCCCGGAGGTTGACAGCCCGGGGGGACCGCAGAGTACCGCGACGTACTCCGCAGCCGGGTTTGTGGACTACCGGTGACTCCGGGCGCTCCGACGCGCGTTCGGTGTTCAACGGGAGACACGGCCGCGGCATTCCTCAAGGAAGGACAGCACGCTCAGGTGATAGCGGCGTGCCGCGTAGCCGAGGCTGATGTTGTGTCCGGCCCCGATCACATGGTCGGTACACACCAGCGGGGAGGCCAAAGGGGTGGTCAGGTCGCGTAGGGCCGCAGGGTCGCAGGCCCAGAAGCGCTCGTGCTCGGCGAAGGTGAAGCGCACCGGAACCCGGATGCGGTGGGCCAGTCCGGCGTATCGCCGGGGCCAGTGGGGGATCTCCTCGGCCTCGCGGGGCGGGATGGGGCCGACGAGGTGCTGCGCCATTCGAAACGTGCCGGGCGGATACAGCGCGAGCGGCCCCCAGTGCAGACGGTGGTCGTACAGCTCCCCTGCGGCGGCCAGTTGAGCGCGTGACAGGGCCCATCGCTCCCCCACTCCCGAGACGTCCACCCCCAACAGTCTGTCCTCCGGTTCCGCCGTCGCGACCATGGTCAGGGCGAGTTTGCCGCCGAGTGAGTGGCCCACCAGGAAGAACGAGGTGCGCCGTCCATGCTCAACGGCGTACGCCCGCAGCGCCGCCCGCACACAGACGGCCTGCTCGGCCAGGCGCATGCCCTGCGGAAGAGGGCCCGCGGAAACACCGTAGCCGGGGCGGTCCAGGGCGAGGGCGGCGTAACCGGCCGCGGCGGCGAGGGAAAGCAACGAGATGGACGGATCGGCTTGGCCGTGAAAGTAGCCCGCGCCCATCCCCCCGCCGTGGAGAGCGACGAGCACGGCGCGCGGCTCGCCCCGGGGTGGAAGGGCGAGCAGTCCTGACAACCGTACGTCCCCCGCCACCAACTCGACCTTCTCCACTGGGCGGGGTGACGGGCCCCGTTCGGGTGTCTGTGCCGGGACGGACTGTGGCATGAGATCTCCGTAGGTCATCGAGCAGCCAGGGAGGAGTTGGGGTGTCCCAGGGGGCCTGTCGGCCTCGGGATCCGCACATCCTGCGGGAGGCCCGACGAGTAGGCGCGCACGAGCCCTCCCGCTCTTCGGGCACTGCCCGACTCCTACGAGGCCGCGAGCTGCACGTGTTCAACCCCACCTGGCCGGCCCGGTTTGAGTGCGGCTCGGGAACGGAGGGATACGTGGCCGCACATCAAGTGGTGGGAGAGGAGGGACGAGCAGCCCGGCCGGACCACCTGGTCGGTCTCATCTCCCTTCGCGAGAACCGGGACCGGGCGTACCGGGGCAACGGAACGAGCTCTCGGCGCCGACCATGCCGGTCGGCCCGGTGGCAAGGATCAGAACTGGTAAGAGCGGTTGAGCCGGGCGACGTACAACGCGTCCGCCCACCAGGCCAGTTGGTCAAGAAACGTCTTCGCCGCTGCCTCCGCGCCCTGCGGTGCTCCTCCATTCTCGAAAGCGCCCCAGGCGTTGTGGAAGGAGAGTGTTTCGCGGATCGTCAGCGCGTGCACTTCCGGTAACACCTGCCGCAGATGCTCCGCGGCCCGTATGCCCCCGCCCATTCCCCCGTAGGACACCAGGCCCACCGGCTTGGCCGCCCACTCCTGCGGATGCCAGTCGACCACGTTCTTGAGCGAGGCCGGGTAGGAGTGGTTGTACTCGGGCGTGACCACCACGAACGCGTCGGCCGCGGCCAGCCGGGGCGTGATCCCGTCCTTGAGGCGCTGCACCTCGGCATCCAGCGGCTGGCCCATACCCGGGACGGCGAGCGGCAGTGGGTGCTCGGCAAGGTCCACGAGGTCCACCTCCCACCTCCCGTGCGGGACCGCTCTGGCCGCCACCCATCGGGCCACATCGATGCCCATCCGGCCGTTACGGACGCTGCCGACCACCACGGCCAGCCTTAAGTGCTTGCTGCTCATGCCAGTTCCTTTCGATTCTCCCCGCACGGGGCAGCCACGTCTCCGTCGGCCTGGCCGGCACGCCACGCCGGGCCGGGCCGGCCTAAGCACGTTTCCTGCCTTGATCATGATCATTCCGGTCGGTGGCGGAGTTCCCGAGGGGCTGTCGGCAATAGGGGATGAGGAAAAGATCCTTCGACGCAAGGGTGGTTGAGAAGCATGGTCAACCAAGGTGTCATCAACCACATGGCCCGGCCCGTATGTGTGCGAAGGTCACTACGCCAACCGCAGCGGACGGGTGTCCCACCACCTTTCGCACGCAAGCGAAATGGACCCGCGTTCTCCAGCCCCCCACAGTCATTCCGCAGGAGGAGCACGTGCCGCAACAGGCCAGTCGGTTTCGTACGACCGTCGAACCGTCCGGACGGTTCGACGTGAAGGACATCCCCATACCGAGCACCAACCGATGGCACGTGCTGGTCATCGAGGTCGACGACCGGGCGGCCACCAGCCTCAGCCGGCACCTGGAGGAACACGGGCACCGAGTACGCCGGGCGAGGACGGGCATGGAAGCACTCCGGGCGCGGCAGGACGCCGAGGTCATCCTGATGGACTTCGAACTCCCCGACGTGGATGGCCTGGACATGTGCCGGTCCCTCACGGCGACCTCCGACATCCCGCTACTGGCCGTCACCTCTCGCGCTGACGAGACCGACCGTGTGCTGGGGCTGCGAGCCGGCGCGGACGACTACATCGTCAAGCCGTACGGCTTCCAGGAACTCCTCGCACGTATGGAGGCCGTGATGCGCCGCGCCTCCCCCACCCGCCAGGAGCAGCGGGTGCTGCGTGTGGGGCCGCTCGTTCTCGAGCCCGTCATCCGCTCGGTGCAGCTCCACGGCGAGCGGTTCGACCTCACCCGCAAGGAGTTCGACCTGCTCCATGTGCTCATGGTGCGGCCGGGCGCGGTGGTGAGCCGTCAGCAACTCATGCAGTGCGTATGGCAAGAGACGGAATCGGCACAGAGCCGCACCCTGGACACGCATGTGGCCGCGCTGAGGCGGAAGCTCGGCTCGACCGACTGGATTCTCACCGTGCGCGGTGTTGGTTTCCGCCTCGGCCGACCGTGACCCGGCGCGGGCACCCCCACTCCCGCCCCTCTCTTCTGGAAGGAACTCGCATGCCGCCCCGTTCTCCGACACCCCCCGACAGGCGTACGGAATGCGTCGGTTGCTCTCGGACCAGCCATGAGGCGACCGCGCGAACGGCCCGGGCGGCCGTCCCGGGGCTCCGGTTGTGCAGCTCCTGCCGCGACCGGCTGCTCCTGTGCATCGCCGAAGCCGCGCACCTGTACCGCGAGTGTGGGGAGATGCTGTCCTGCACGACCCAGCTCCCCCTGCGTGAACGCACGAGCGGGGGCGGCGCGCCCACGGGTATGCCGTTCAACGAGGCTGCGGCCCGGGTCCGCACCGACCTGCTGACGCTGCTCGGCTCCTGGGCCTCTCTCGTCGCCCTGGAGAGGAACGTGGCGGCCCCGCCCCGCGACGTGGACGCCCGCGCCGCCTTCCTCAAGACCCAGGTGGAGTGGCTCGCCACCCATCAGGCCGCCGCCGACGTGTGCAGGGAACTCGAGGCCGCGGTCGTCGCGGCCCGGCGAGTCGCCCGCCCGGACGCGGCTCCCGGGCAGCTCCACCTGGGGACGTGCCCCGAGCCGCGGTGCGCCGGAGAACTGGTCGCCGAGGCACACGCCGCCCACGGCGAAAGCCCCGACCTCGTCACCTGTACGGCCGAGGAACGCCATCGTTGGCCGAGCCGACAGTGGACTTCACTGATGCGCCGCATGGCTGCCGCCCGTGCCGACGGGAGCGGCCAGGGGCCAGAGCGCTGGCTGGGCGTGGACCACATATCCCGTGTGTTCCAGGTGCCCGTCGGCACTGTGTACCGGCTCGCCTCCGAACACACCTGGAGCCGCTGCCGCCGTGCCGGGCGCACCTACTACCTTGAATCCGAGGTGCACTCCGTCTTCACCCGCCGAATGGAACGCGCGGGCAAGGGCTGACCGCCCGTGCGGTACGACGGCCGGAGAACCACCGACGCTCAGTCGATGCCCCGAACAATGTGGGACTCCGCCTCGTCCCGGTCTTCCTCCCCTGCGAGCAACGGCGACTCGTCCTTCTCCGGTACGGCGGTGATGTCCGGGACGGACGCGTGCGACACGCGTGCCGGGCGCGGTGACCTCGTCCCCACCACGAGCGGTTCACGGAAGTTCATGACGTCCTCCTTCTCACGAGGGTCGACCGGGACGGATCGTCCTGCAGGCCGGGACGCAGCCCGCCGATCGCGGAGATCCAGCCGAGCGCGGCGATGACGACCACCGCGCCGAGTGCCGGTGCGTGGGCCGACACCGCCCGGCCGGACGCGGGCGGCAACAGTGCGGCCGTCAACGCCAGGAACAGGGCGGCCCCCGCCTGGACCGCTGTCTGGTACACGGCGCTCGCCCGGCCCTTGCCACTGTCCGGTACGCCGGCGGTGGCCTGGATGTTGAGCGCGGTGAAGGCAAGGACGAATCCGGCGCCGACCAGGAGCAGTGCGGGGAACAACCCCGTCGGGTAAGGGGTGTTCAGCCCTCGGTGCCACAGCAGGACGAATCCGGCCAGGGCCGACGACAGCCCGGCGGCGATCAGACGCCGGGTGCCGAACCTCCCGATCATCCGGCCGGAGTACAGCGCGGAGCAGG is from Streptomyces sp. NBC_01314 and encodes:
- a CDS encoding response regulator transcription factor: MPQQASRFRTTVEPSGRFDVKDIPIPSTNRWHVLVIEVDDRAATSLSRHLEEHGHRVRRARTGMEALRARQDAEVILMDFELPDVDGLDMCRSLTATSDIPLLAVTSRADETDRVLGLRAGADDYIVKPYGFQELLARMEAVMRRASPTRQEQRVLRVGPLVLEPVIRSVQLHGERFDLTRKEFDLLHVLMVRPGAVVSRQQLMQCVWQETESAQSRTLDTHVAALRRKLGSTDWILTVRGVGFRLGRP
- a CDS encoding NADPH-dependent FMN reductase; amino-acid sequence: MSSKHLRLAVVVGSVRNGRMGIDVARWVAARAVPHGRWEVDLVDLAEHPLPLAVPGMGQPLDAEVQRLKDGITPRLAAADAFVVVTPEYNHSYPASLKNVVDWHPQEWAAKPVGLVSYGGMGGGIRAAEHLRQVLPEVHALTIRETLSFHNAWGAFENGGAPQGAEAAAKTFLDQLAWWADALYVARLNRSYQF
- a CDS encoding alpha/beta fold hydrolase; this encodes MPQSVPAQTPERGPSPRPVEKVELVAGDVRLSGLLALPPRGEPRAVLVALHGGGMGAGYFHGQADPSISLLSLAAAAGYAALALDRPGYGVSAGPLPQGMRLAEQAVCVRAALRAYAVEHGRRTSFFLVGHSLGGKLALTMVATAEPEDRLLGVDVSGVGERWALSRAQLAAAGELYDHRLHWGPLALYPPGTFRMAQHLVGPIPPREAEEIPHWPRRYAGLAHRIRVPVRFTFAEHERFWACDPAALRDLTTPLASPLVCTDHVIGAGHNISLGYAARRYHLSVLSFLEECRGRVSR